A portion of the Oryzias melastigma strain HK-1 linkage group LG1, ASM292280v2, whole genome shotgun sequence genome contains these proteins:
- the adra1d gene encoding alpha-1D adrenergic receptor, whose translation MTDSNPSNESNYGLFFDQAFNGSALELLSTNTSITTCRNFTMDPQVIGVGIFLSVFILVAIIGNILVILSVVCNKQLQTVTNFFIVNLAMADLLLSIIVLPFSASLEVLGCWMFGRVFCNVWAAVDVLCCTASILSLCMISIDRYIGVKHCLKYPSIMTERRAVAILVLVWVSSLVISVGPLLGWKEPPPVDESICRITEEPGYALFSSLFSFYLPLLVILIMYFRVYVVARRTTKSLEAGVKRERDKSVEVVLRIHCRSVLGDARPDSSKSSKNHPFRSSLSVRLMKFSREKKAAKTLAVVVGMFIVCWLPFFLFLPIGSFFPALKPPETVFKVVFWLGYFNSCINPMIYPCSSKEFQRAFTRLLKCQCHQKRRVLRRFYDQRWRTAVKGMAKDQRREYTPGYAVHESCSSSLLHKKKGRSLGLKRWSLFPPLQNSSFQFKEKVNNLSNKIKGGTGKGATPGGGRRDTVDTVSMGICNSCEQGSFQFYDLAECHGLKETDI comes from the exons ATGACAGACTCTAACCCGAGCAACGAAAGCAACTATGGGCTGTTTTTCGACCAAGCGTTTAACGGATCTGCTCTGGAGCTCCTCTCCACAAACACCAGCATCACAACATGCAGGAACTTCACCATGGACCCGCAGGTCATCGGCGTCGGGATCTTCCTCTCCGTGTTTATTTTGGTGGCAATTATTGGGAATATTCTTGTCATCCTCTCCGTGGTTTGTAACAAACAGTTGCAGACTGTCACAAACTTCTTCATTGTGAACTTGGCTATGGCAGACCTGCTGCTGAGCATCATCGTGCTGCCCTTTTCTGCGTCTTTGGAGGTGCTGGGATGTTGGATGTTTGGCCGCGTTTTCTGTAACGTTTGGGCAGCCGTGGATGTGCTCTGCTGCACAGCCTCCATCCTCAGCCTCTGCATGATCTCCATCGACCGGTACATCGGGGTGAAGCACTGCCTCAAATACCCCAGCATCATGACTGAGAGGAGGGCAGTGGCGATCCTGGTGCTGGTTTGGGTCTCATCCTTGGTCATCTCCGTGGGACCGCTCCTGGGGTGGAAGGAGCCGCCGCCGGTGGACGAGAGCATCTGCAGGATCACGGAGGAGCCCGGTTACGCGCTCTTCTCCTCCCTCTTCTCCTTCTACCTCCCGCTTTTGGTCATCCTCATCATGTACTTTCGGGTGTACGTGGTGGCCCGCAGGACTACAAAGAGCCTGGAAGCGGGAGTCAAGCGGGAGAGAGACAAGTCTGTGGAAGTAGTGCTGCGCATCCATTGTCGCAGCGTGCTGGGGGACGCGCGCCCGGACAGCTCCAAGAGCAGCAAGAACCACCCGTTCCGAAGTTCGCTCTCAGTGCGCCTCATGAAGTTCTCCAGggagaaaaaagcagcaaaaacccTCGCAGTCGTGGTGGGGATGTTTATTGTCTGCTGGCtgcccttttttctctttctaccAATCG GTTCCTTCTTCCCAGCCCTGAAACCGCCTGAAACTGTGTTCAAAGTGGTCTTTTGGCTGGGATACTTCAACAGCTGCATCAACCCAATGATCTACCCCTGCTCCAGCAAGGAGTTCCAGCGAGCATTCACTCGGCTGCTCAAATGCCAATGCCATCAAAAGCGGAGGGTCCTGCGTCGCTTCTACGACCAGAGGTGGCGGACAGCTGTGAAAGGAATGGCAAAGGATCAGAGGCGAGAGTACACACCTGGCTATGCCGTGCATGAATCATGCAGCAGCTCTTTGTTGCATAAGAAGAAAGGCCGCTCACTCGGTTTAAAGCGATGGAGCCTGTTTCCGCCTCTGCAGAACTCCTCCTTCCAGTTTAAGGAAAAAGTGAACAATCTGTCCAACAAGATCAAGGGAGGGACCGGGAAAGGAGCTACACCTGGAGGGGGCAGGAGGGACACCGTGGACACAGTTTCGATGGGAATCTGTAATTCTTGTGAGCAGGGCAGTTTTCAGTTCTACGATCTGGCAGAATGTCACGGCCTGAAAGAGACCGACATTTAG